A window of the Dictyostelium discoideum AX4 chromosome 4 chromosome, whole genome shotgun sequence genome harbors these coding sequences:
- a CDS encoding hypothetical protein (P35571 Glycerol-3-phosphate dehydrogenase, mitochondrial precursor (EC 1.1.99.5) (GPD-M) (GPDH-M)), with amino-acid sequence MNQLLSKSFKPLVVAGVAVIGISAFSGNRAYDEYRKERESISKKMINDLNENKITMFDYFQECKTLGRDEQLSKLNKLSKVYNKQKLNEQENQEELIDLDLIVIGGGATGTGVALDAQSRGMKVALFEKYDFSSGTSSKSTKLVHGGIRYLESAIMKLKPSELTLVKEALRERSNLLNNAPHLSRQLPIVIPAYSIFDASKFWIGCKLYDFFYPFNDIPKSYLQTSAQTYKEFPFLREGLVSSVVYYDGQHNDSRMNVSLALTAAQQGALTLNYTEVVELIKDDKINNNNKQQQLKGVVIRDRLTGKKYSVPAKCVVNATGPYCDSIRNLDDPRADPIITASSGVHIMLPGNLIPSDKGFLNPKTKDGRVLFILPFEGKTLVGTTDDPSPIIENPQPLEKDVEFILDSIKEYSNPNVKLDKSQVLACWSGIRPLVSDEPAAQGDNKKSTSQVTRSHSLRMSESGLITIVGGKWTTYRSMAEATVNLVCSKHDIFTPKGCITKNLPLIGGEKYYNTLNQYLIKNFNLPEDIAEHLAHSYGDQAPFVAKLANENGSNKRLVEGYPYIEAEVTYGVKKEYACTAEDIIGRRTRLSFLDHDKAEIALPKIINIMAPLLKWSNERKKEELKNSQNYLKTMTSK; translated from the exons atgaatcaattattgtcaaaatcttttaaacCATTAGTTGTGGCAGGTGTGGCAGTTATTGGAATTTCAGCATTTTCAGGTAATAGAGCATATGATGAATAtagaaaagaaagagaaagtaTATCAAAAAAGATGAtcaatgatttaaatgaaaataaaattacaatgtttgattattttcaagaATGTAAAACACTTGGACGTGATGAACAATTaagtaaattaaataaattatcaaaagttTATAATAAGCAGAAATTGAATGAACAAGAGAATCAAGAAGAATTGATAGATTTAGATTTGATTgtaattggtggtggtgcaaCTGGTACAGGTGTTGCATTGGATGCACAATCACGTGGTATGAAAGTTGCACTCTTTGAAAAGTATGATTTTTCAAGTGGTACAAGTTCGAAATCTACAAAATTGGTTCATGGAGGTATTAGATATTTAGAGAGTGCaattatgaaattaaaaccatCAGAATTGACATTAGTGAAAGAAGCATTACGTGAGCGATCCAATCTATTGAATAACGCACCACATTTATCACGTCAATTGCCAATTGTAATTCCAGCCTACTCAATATTTGATGCATCAAAGTTTTGGATAGGTTGTAAACTATATGATTTCTTTTATCCATTTAATGATATCCCAAAATCATATCTTCAAACAAGTGCACAAACCTATAAGGAATTCCCATTCCTACGTGAAGGTTTAGTGTCATCTGTTGTCTATTACGATGGTCAACATAATGATTCACGTATGAATGTTTCACTTGCATTAACTGCAGCACAACAAGGTGCATTAACTTTAAATTATACAGAAGTTGTAGAATTAATTAAGGAtgataaaatcaataataacaataagcaacaacaacttaAAGGTGTTGTTATTAGAGATAGATTAACAGGTAAAAAATATTCAGTACCTGCAAAATGTGTTGTAAATGCAACTGGTCCATATTGTGATTCAATTAGAAATTTGGATGATCCACGTGCTGATCCAATTATAACAGCAAGTTCAGGTGTTCATATTATGTTACCTGGTAATTTAATACCATCAGATAAAGGTTTCTTAAATCCAAAGACAAAGGATGGTCGTGTATTATTCATTCTCCCATTCGAAGGTAAAACTTTAGTTGGTACCACCGATGATCCATCACCAATCATTGAAAATCCTCAACCATTAGAAAAAGATGTCGAATTCATtcttgattcaattaaagagTATAGTAATCCAAATGTGAAATTGGATAAATCTCAAGTTTTAGCTTGTTGGTCTGGTATTAGACCATTGGTTAGTGATGAACCAGCAGCTCAaggtgataataaaaaatcaacatcTCAAGTAACTCGTAGTCATTCACTTCGTATGTCTGAATCTGGTTTAATCACAATCGTTGGTGGTAAATGGACAACTTATCGTTCAATGGCTGAAGCAACTGTAAATCTCGTCTGTTCAAAACATGACATTTTCACACCAAAAGGTTGTATAACTAAAAATCTTCCATTAATTGGTGgtgaaaaatattataatactttaaatcaatatttaattaaaa actTTAATTTACCAGAAGATATTGCAGAACATTTAGCACATAGTTATGGAGATCAAGCACCATTTGTTGCAAAATTAGCAAATGAAAATGgttcaaataaaagattagTTGAAGGTTATCCATATATTGAAGCTGAAGTTACCTATGGTGTTAAAAAAGAGTATGCTTGTACCGCTGAAGATATTATTGGCAGAAGAACAAGATTATCATTCTTGGATCATGATAAAGCTGAAATTGCACttccaaaaattattaatattatggcaccattattaaaatggagtaatgaaagaaaaaaagaagaattgaaaaattctcaaaactatttaaaaactatgacttccaaataa
- a CDS encoding aldehyde dehydrogenase, producing the protein MEEVIYFKNFINGEYVEPIDHKYMSNYDPSVGKIYSNVPDSNEKDINEAVKAAKEAFPIWSSKSAQERSDMLYKIANEIERRLKEFAELESRDQGKTITTATTIEIPRSIYNFRFFAGAILHHQNESTVGPLPNVLNYTLRSPVGVCGLISPWNLPLYLLTWKIAPAIATGNTCVCKPSEMTPATAHLLGEVFNTVGLPRGVVNIVFGNGPNAGSPLVRHSDVPLISFTGGTKTGEIIQQQASPLNKKLSLELGGKNPGIIFDDCKFEECVETSVRSSFSNQGEICLCTSRLYVQEGIFDKFVEQFVEKTKKIVVGDPKSEKSGMGALISEDHLKKIEYYVQLAKDEGGTILCGGKRPELSAIFGGNENENLKNGYFYEPTVIIGLNPLTSRVLKEEIFGPVITITSFSTEQQVIQYANDVEYGLASSLWSQNVDRCHRVASKIDCGICWVNCWLIRDLRTPFGGVKRSGIGREGGDHSIDFFTEQKNICIKIGN; encoded by the exons atggaAGAagttatatattttaaaaactttataaaTGGTGAATATGTTGAACCAATTGACCATAAATATATGAGCAACTATGATCCATCAGTTGGTAAAATCTATAGTAATGTCCCTGATTCAAATGAGAAAGATATAAATGAAGCAGTAAAAGCAGCAAAAGAAGCATTCCCAATATGGAGTTCAAAATCAGCTCAAGAAAGATCTGATATGTTATATaaa attgcAAATGAAATAGAGAGAAGACTTAAAGAATTTGCAGAGTTAGAGAGTAGAGATCAAGGTAAAACCattacaacagcaacaacaattgaaattccaagatcaatttataattttagattCTTTGCAGGTGCAATCTTACATCATCAAAATGAATCTACTGTTGGTCCATTAccaaatgttttaaattatacaTTAAGAAGTCCAGTAGGTGTTTGTGGTTTAATTTCGCCATGGA atttaccattatatttattaacatGGAAGATTGCACCAGCAATTGCAACTGGTAATACATGTGTTTGTAAACCATCAGAAATGACACCAGCAACTGCTCATTTATTAGGTGAAGTGTTTAACACTGTTGGTTTACCACGTGGTGTtgttaatattgtttttggTAATGGTCCAAATGCTGGTAGTCCTTTGGTTAGACATTCAGATGTACCTTTAATCTCTTTCACTGGTGGTACAAAAACTGGTGAAATCATTCAACAA caagcatcaccattaaataaaaaattaagtttAGAATTAGGTGGAAAGAATCCAGGTATAATTTTTGATGATTGTAAATTTGAAGAATGTGTAGAGACATCAGTAagatcatcattttcaaatcaaGGTGAAATTTGTTTATGTACATCTAGATTATATGTTCAAGAAGGTAtctttgataaatttgtaGAACAATTTGTAGAAAAGACTAAAaagattgttgttggtgatcCAAAATCTGAAAAGAGTGGAATGGGAGCATTAATTAGTGAAGatcatttgaaaaagattGAATACTACGTTCAATTGGCAAAAGATGAAGGCGGTACAATTTTATGTGGTGGTAAGAGACCAGAGTTATCCGCTATTTTCGGtggtaatgaaaatgaaaatttaaagaatggtTATTTCTATGAACCAACTGTTATCATTGGTTTAAATCCATTAACTAGTAGAGTGTTAAAAGAGGAAATATTCGGTCCTGTCATTACCATCACTTCTTTCTCAACTGAACAACAAGTTATTCAATATGCAAATGATGTTGAATATGGTTTAGCCTCTTCATTATGGAGTCAAAATGTTGATCGTTGTCATCGTGTAGCTTCAAAGATTGATTGTGGTATTTGTTGGGTTAATTGTTGGTTAATTCGTGATTTACGTACTCCATTTGGTGGCGTTAAAAGATCCGGTATTGGTCGTGAAGGTGGTGatcattcaattgatttctttactgaacaaaaaaatatttgtattaaaattggaaattaa